The Poriferisphaera corsica DNA segment AGCGAGAGCGACGAGGTCGATGTCGTACTCAGCTAATTTTTCCATGATCCATTTGAAATGGGCGGGCTTGTCTTTAGATGACAGCCAATGGAAGGGCAGGCCGGCATCTTTGGCGACAGACTCAAGGTCGGGGTGGTTGCCGAGGACGCAGACGATGTCGCCGCGATATTTGCCGGTTTTCCAATCACTGATCATCTGATCGAGGCAGTGAGCTTCCTTGGTGACCATGGCGGCGACGCGTTTGCGGCGGCGTTGATCGTGGAAGGTGACGCGAACCTGCATGTCGATTTCTTTGCCAAGCTCGAGCATTTCGGTGATGAGCTGATCGAGAGAGAGAGACATTTCAGCAAGATCGACGAGCATGTCCATGATGAACTTGCCGTTGACGACCTGCTGCTCAATATCGAGGATGTTGATGTCCTTCTCGGCGACGTATGTTGCGAATCGAGCAACGACGCCTTTCTGGTCGGAGCCGATGACATTGATGACGGCTTTGATGGTTGGCATGAGACTGCTCCTCGTATCTCCTCGGTTATCTACGGGTGAGGATATGTGTTTTGAATGAATAACCTGTTGATAAGCGCTATTGTAACGAGATTCGGCTTGTGGAATGCGGTATAGCTTGTTTATAATCGTGTCACTGCAAAGTCCACTTTTGTTATAAGAGCAAAGGAGTGCTCACAAATCATGCTAACTAAACAGGTTCCGTAATTTCGACGTCAGATGCGCTGGGTAGAATAATGCGTATGTGACGTTCTTGTCTTTCTTAGGGACTGTTTGTTGGCTAAAGCTTTACTAACTGCGACACGTCATGGTAGACGAAGAATGTTAGCAGAATGTGGAGAATGGATGATTTGATGCTGGGACAGGCATGTGGACGGCAGTATGAGAAGTGTATGTCTGAACGTTGCGTGGCATGCATGGACCATCGGGTAATGGATCACGGAAGCGCACTGGGTCAAGGAGAAGACCATGAGCCGCACGGAGGCAAGCCCATCAAGCCTGTCGACTATTACAAATGAGAATGTTGACGAGGTCTGGAAGGAATACAAGTCTGGAGAGACAGAGTTTCTCCGTAACAAGATCTTGGAACACTATCTTCCGCTCGTAAAATATATAGCAGAGCGTGTCCACTCAAAGTTGCCGAACGAGGTCGATTGTGATGACCTGATTAGTGCGGGGATCTTTGGGTTGATGGATGCGATCGATGCATTTGATTTGTCGAGAGGGATCAAGTTCCAGACTTACTGTGCACCGCGAATTCGTGGGGCGATCCTTGACGGATTGCGCGCGATGGACTGGGTGCCACGTCTGGTGAGATCACGTACGAATAAAGTCGGCACGGCGAGAACCAGGCTTCAGATGCAGATGGGTCGTAAACCGACTCACGACGAGATAGCTGAAGAGATGGATATCTCGATGGAGGAGTACGACAAGATCCGCAAGGACTCGAGTACGGTTGGCGTGACCTCGCTTGACCGGAAGTTCTTTGAGACGGATAGCTCGCGTGAGATGCGTGAGATTGACGTGCTGATCGATCGGACGCAAGAGAACCCGATGTCGGCTGCTCAGCGTAAGGATTTGAAGTCGCTGATCTCGAAAGGTCTGTCACGGGCTGAGCGTTTGATTCTTATACTTTACTACTTTGAAGAAATGACGATGAAAGAGATCGGCACGACGCTGGATCTTTCGGAGTCTCGCGTCAGTCAGATGCATGCATCGGTGCTGGCGAGATTACGGGCGGGGCTCGCACACAGAAGCGGACAGCTTTATTCAGAGCTGGACTAATGTGAGCGATAGATTTCGCAGGGGTAAGATGAGAGAGAATAAAAAAAAGCCAGTCTTCGGACTGGCTTTTTTGCTGTTATATGGGGCGAGGGTGAGTGCGTGATGCGAAATGTTGTTGGGCAAATAGGTGGTTGAGTGATGATAAAGATCGGTGGTCTGTAGGCCGCGGCTATTGGCGTTGTAGGATTCGGTATGGTGTCTAACTATGCGCTGCAATCGAGAAAATTGATAAGCATAAAGATCTACGAGCTGTAAGCTCGCAGCGAATGGGGAAATCAATGTGAGAGGGATTGGGGGGGACACCCCGCCACCGGCGGTAATGGGCTTGGAGGCGTTCTCTTTTTTACGTCTAATTATGCGCTGTAATCGTGGGGATCGCTGCAAGTCAGGGGTGGGATTGGAAGTTGCGTGATACGAACAGGGGGGGGGATTATTGTTCGAGGATGGAGCGGTTACGGCCGTGGCGGATGATGTCGCCTTCAGTCATATAGATGACGTCCTCGGCGATGTTGACCACATGATCGGCGATGCGTTCGAGGTTGCGCGAAACATTGAGCAGATGGATGTAGGTTTGCACGAGTTCGGGGTCTTCGCGGATGGCCTGTTCGACGCGGCGGTACATGCCGGTGTGGATTGCATCGACTTCGTCGTCACGGTCTTTGACTTGTTGGGCGAGTTGAGCGTCTTGATTGATGAGCGCGTCGAGGGATTTTGAGAGCATCCATTTGACGGTGTGAGTCATGCCGGGCAGGTCGAAGGGGATGCGGTCGAGGCGTGCGAAGCGTGAGAGGTAGATTGCTTGTTGAGCGATGTTGACGGCAAGGTCGCCGATGCGTTCGAGTTCGTTGTTGATCTTGAGTGTTGCGACAACGTAGCGAAGATCCATTGCGACAGGATGGTATAGGGCGAGGGTGTGGAGGCATTCTTCTTCGATGTCGACTTCGGCGAGGTCGATGAGGTGATCGGCGTCGAAGACTTTTTGTCCGAGTTCAGGGTCGCGGTGTTGGATGGCGGTGATTGCGTTTTGAACCGACTCTTCGGCAAGTGCGCCGAGTGAGAGTATCTGCTTTTTCAGTTTTTCGACTTGTCGTTTGAGGTGCATTGTCCATTCAGCTTGTGAGGAAGCTGCTCGTCATTAAGTGTTTGTTTTATTAGGCGTTTTACGCGTTTACTGTTTTGCTGAGGAACGCTATGAAGCGGCTTCGGCAGGTATAGGCTTGTGGCAGGATAAGAGGGGGCATCTTTGCGATCGTGAACACAATCATTGTGTTGTGTGTGATTAACCGAAGCGGCCGGTGATGTAGTTTTCGGTTTGTTCGTTTTCTGGGTTGGTGAAGATCTGACGGGTTGGACCGTATTCGATGAGGTCGCCTTGGAACATGAAGGCGGTGTAGTCGGATGAGCGGGCGGCCTGCTGCATGTTGTGTGTGACGATGACGATTGTGTATTCTTTGCGTAGCTGATCGATGAGTTCTTCGATCGCTGCGGTGGACTTGGGGTCGAGTGCGGAGCAAGGCTCGTCCATGAGGAGGACTTCGGGTTCAGCGGCGATAGCGCGTGCGATGCAGAGACGTTGTTGTTGTCCGCCGGAGAGTCCGAGTGCGGATTGCTTGAGACGGTCTTTGACTTCGTCCCATAGGGCAGCGTGGCGGAGTGAGTTTTCGACGATTTCGTCGAGATCAGTTTTGGAGATGCGTGTGTGGAGGCGCGGGCCGAAGGCGACGTTGGCGTAGATTGATTTGGGGAATGGGTTTGGTTTTTGGAAGACCATACCGACGCGTCGGCGGAGGTCGACGACGTCTGTGCCGGGTGCGAAGAGGTCTTGGTTGTGTAGTTTGAGTGTGCCTTGTGCGCGTGCGCCCATGGTGAGGTCGTTCATGCGGTTGATCCATCGTAGGAATGTGGATTTGCCGCATCCTGATGGGCCAATGAAAGCGGTGACGCATTTTTCGGCGATGTTCATGGAGATGTCGTGAAGCGCTTGAAAGTTGCCGTACCATGAGTTGAAGTCTTTGACTTCGATGGCGACTTTATTCCCGACGACGTCGGCGCGTTCGTGGACGACAGGCTTTGAAAGTGAAAGCTCGTCTTTTGGTTGATCTGTTGTGACGGTTTGCCCGTTGGTTTCGGGTGCGTTCACGAACTGTTCTTGTTGGTCGGTGGTTTGTGTCATGGTCATGGCTATTAACTGGTTAGGTTAAGTTGATTTTAATTGGTCATTAGGCTGAGCGTGTGTGTGATTAGCTCATGGGTTTGTGTGTGAGTTGGCGGATGGTGATGGCGATTGCATTGAATGAGAGGAGGATGATGAGTAGGACGATGATGCCTGAGGCTGCGACGTAGTGGAAGTCGGCTTGTGGTCTGCCGGCCCAGTTGAAGATTTGTAGCGGCATGGCAGAGAAGTCGTCCATGAGGTGTCCGGGTGTGAAGCGGAGGTATAGTGAGGCGATGATAAGTAGTGGAGCGGCTTCGCCGATGGCGCGTGACATGGCGAGGATCGTGCCTGTCATGATGCCGGGGATTGCTGCGGGGAGTGATGTTGACCAGACGGTTTGCCAACGCGTGCATCCGAGAGCGAGCGCACCGTGTCGGAGTGATCCGGGAACGGCGCGGAGGGCTTCCTGTGCTGAGATGATGATGATGGGGAGGATGACGAGCATGAGTGTGAGCCCGCCTGCGAGGACGGAGCGTCCGAATGGGAAGCGGAGATAGTACCAGTTGTCGGTGGTACCGAGTTCGAATGCGGGGTTATCGATGGTGGCGATTTCGCCTGCAAAAGAGGCGTAGAAATCGGATTTGAAGAAGTTGAACATGAGTGCGAACGCGGTCATGCCGAGGATGCCGTAGACGATGGAGGGGACACCTGCGAGGTTGGTGATGTTGAGTTGGATGATGCCGTGAAGCATGCGGAGGTATTTGTTTCGTGGTTTGAATTCTTCGAGGAGGATGGCTGTGCCGACACCGATAGGGATTGCGGTAAAGGCGCAGACGCCACAAACGAAGATGGTGCCCATCATGGCGGGGAAGATGCCGGCTTTGACGGGTTTACGTGAGGGGGAGTTTGTAAGGAAATCCCAAGTGAGGAAGTCTTTGCCTTGGAGGCCGATGGAGGTGAGGAGGATGAAGAGCATTGCGATGGAGAGCGCGGCTGCGGTGATGCAGAGGACGACAAAGAGTTTATCTTTGGCGAAGCGGCCGTTTTTATGGAGTGCTGGATCAGAGAGTGACTGCATAATGGATTGCTCTGTGGTGTTCTAATCAAGGGTTAGTGTGAGGCGTTGAGCTTGTTTGGGTTAATCGTATGCTTGGCGGAATCGTACGCGGACGATGTGGCCGATGATGGTGAGTGCGAGGGTCATGAGGAAGAGAGTTGCGCCGACGGCGTAGGCTGAGTAGTATTCGGGGCCGAAATTCGAGACATCGCCGAGGAAGATTTGAACCATGTAGGCGGTCATGGTTTGTGTTTCACCGCGAGGGTCGAAGCCGTTGACGAGTGAGTCGACGAGTTGCGGTGGTGATGAGCCTGCGGCGAGTGCGACGATCATGACTTCGCCGATGGCGCGTGCAAATGCGAGAAGGAATGCGGCGATGATGCCGGAGAGCGCGGCGGGTGTGACGACTTTTGTGGAAGTTTCGAATCGTGTTGAGCCGAGACCGTAGGCGCCTTCGCGTAGTTGTTTGGGTACGGCGCGGAGTGCGTCTTCGGTGAGTGATGTGACGATGGGGAGGCACATGATGCCGACGGCGATGCCGGCGGACATGGCGTTGAAGACTTCGAATCCGCCGTGTAGCCATTGAAGCGAGGGTGTGATGATGGTGAGGGCAAAGAAGCCGAAGACGACGGTGGGTATACCGGCGAGTACTTCGAGCATTGGCTTGAGGACACGGCGAATTTTTTCGGGAGCGTATTCGCTGAGCCAGATGGCGGTGATGAGGCCGAGTGGGATGGCAACGGACATGCCGATGACGGTGACTTGGAGTGTGCCGGAGATGAGGGGCCAGATGCCGAAGTGGTGTTCGGCGCCGAGTAGTGGTGCCCATTTGAGGCCGAGGAAATAGTCGGCGAGTGAGACTTCATCGAGGTTGAAGAAACGGATGGTTTCTTTAGCGAGGACGATGATGATGGTGAGTGTGGTAGCGAGAGAGAAGAGGCCGCAGGAGATGAGGCCGGTCATGATGAGTGATTCGCGGATTTTGCGAATCCTTTTTGAGCGTGGTTTGCAGTCGGAAAGCCGACGGGGCTCGTGGGGAGAGGAGGATGTATTTGAAAGAGTGGTCATATATATAGCCGTGATACGTGGGTAAGGCTGGGTCATGAAATCGAGTGGTGTGTGAGGGTGATGAGTTTTTGAGGTAGAAGGCACGTTGCTGCGGTTAGGCAGCAACGTACGAGATATTTAGTTGTTATTTATAGATGTCAGGGAGTGCACCCTTGATCTTTTCACCATCTGCATCGAGGAAGTGTGTGCCGGTGTGAACGGTGAGGTACTTCTTTTTAGCGATCGCGTAGACAGCGGATGGAAGGCGGACGTAGCCAACTTCTTCGGCAAGGGCAGGGCCCTGTTCGAAGTAGAACTTGACGAAGGCGTCAACTTGTGGCTTGTTCACGCTCTTTGCGTTGACGTAGATGAACAGAGGACGTGAGAAAGGAGCATACTCGCCAGACTCGATGGTCTTGGATGATGGGAGTACAGCGCCCTTGCCGCCGTCGATTGCGACAGCTTTGAGCTGGTCGGTGTTTTCGAAGTAGTAAGCACAACCGAAGAAGCCGATTGCACCCTTGTTGCCGGCCACGCCGCGGACGAGGATGTTGTCGTCTTCGGAAACGGACATGTCGCTACGGATAGAACCTTTTTTGCCAGCAACGACTTCTTTGAAGTAGTCGAATGTGCCGGAGTCTGTGCCTGGAGCGTAGATCTTGATTGGGAGATCTGGGAAACCTGCACGAACGTCTTTCCAGTTGGAGACAGCGGAGCTGTCGAGGAAGATTGCCTTGAGCTCATCGACAGTGAGGTTTTTAGCCCAGCTGTTCTTTTTGTTGACGACGATGGTGAGGCCGTCGTATGCCACGGGGATTTCGATGAAGTTGATGCCGTTTTCTTTGGCAGCTTTTAGCTCTTTGCCTTTGATTGGGCGTGAAGCGTCAGAGATGTCGGTGTCGCCGATGACGAAACGCTTGAAGCCACCACCGGTGCCGGAGACGCCGACGGTCACTTTGACGCGTGGGGCTTCACCGGAAAATTCTTCGGCGACAGCTTCGGTGATTGGGTAAACAGTTGAAGAGCCGTCGATACGGACTGGGCCGGAAAGCTTTTTGTCGGCGGCGTTAACAGTCGTGAAAGTTGTTGCGATCAGGCCAGCAGCAGCGAGGCCGAGTGCTGCGAAGCGGATTTTGCTGATGGGGTTCATCAGTTGATCTCCTAAAGGATGTCACAGTTTGAATGTTGAAGTCAATCTTGTTTGTTTCCGTAACAGTTACGGGTGTACGTTTTTCCTCCCCCGGTTATCCCCTTCCGGTATCTTTCTCTCCGTTATGTTGCTGTTATCACTCACCAGGCAACGGAGACGACAACGAACTGGCTGCAGCACCTTTGCGATTGTCGAGTCGCGTTCGAGCGTTGGCGTGTTTAGTCAAAATGAATGGGTATGGCTAGGTGCGAAACTGAATCATGTGTACATATAGTTTTGCACGAAAACCCGTTCATAGAGACACAAACACAATTGGCTCTTAGTTCAGGTGCAAAGAATAAATTTGGTTTGTTAACGGATTGTTAGCGGTAGATGAGGAATGTAAGAAAGCATGCTAACGTTCGTTTTAGGGGCATAAGAGGGGTATGGAATGTTAGGAATAGGTTAGATGTGTTCAGATTGTGCGTAACAGGTGTTGATGTGGAAAGGTCGAGAAGCATGAATGTTAGAGCTGATCGGATAGGCCGAAGGTTGGTGGGGAACCGATTAATGCGTGAATGATTTTGCCGAGGCAGATGATGAGGACGGCAAGTAGGAGTAGCGCGGTCATGACGATGGCTTGCCAGTACATGCCGAGGCCGATGAGCCATGCGACGTCGTAGACGATGAGCCAAAGTCCGGCGATGCGGGAGTATCGGAGTCCAAGTTGTCGACGTGTGGTGATGTTTAATTTTTCGGCTTTGCCAAACATAATACTGGTGATGATGGCGAAGACGATGATTGCGAGGACGGGGCCGAGCATGAGGCGGATGATGTGCGCTTGAGTTGCGGTTTGTGCGATTGGGTTTTCATGAGGCCGGAGGACGCCAACGATGAGCATGCTCCAGAAGAGCCAGCCAGCGCAGATGCCGAAGCCGTCTTTTGCGGTGAGTCGGGGGCGTTTGTTGGCGAGCCAATGACGAGCGGTTGAGCAGAACATGACGTGTGTCATGGCGAGGATGATGGGCCATGCATATTCGGGTCGAGGGTCGGGGATGAGCATGACGAGTGATGTGATGAGCCCGAGAGAGACGACGCCGACGGCGGGCATGAAGCGGCCGGTGAGGTTGTAGAAGAGGATGCCGCCGACGGTGATGAGTGTGATGGTGGTGTTGAGTTCGCCGAGCCAGATGGATGCGGCAACGGCGTCGATCATGCTGACAACAGCGGCGGCGATGGCGAAGCGGACATTGACACGGCCAGCGGGGATGGGACGTTTGGGGGCGAAAGCACGGTCGTGGCGGGCATCGAGTACGTCGTTGAGTGCGATTCCCAGGCCGGCAAGACCGAGTGCGATGAGTGTGACAAGGATGAGGTGAAGGGTGAGAATGGGGGTGAGGCCGTTGTCGTCACGGTGGAGGATGAAGGTCATGAGCCAAATATTGGCGATGAGTGTGAGGATAACTTCGCCGCGTCCGAGTTCGAAGAGGTGAAGTATGTCACGTAGGTTGATTCGTGTTTTTGTGGATGGGTGGTTCATCAGTGTTATTATCGGCGTGATGGTGAGTTGTAGCCTTAATAAAGTCTTGGCGAGTTGGCAGAATGGGGGTGAATGCTCAGAAAGGGGGGTGTGGCGAACAAGGGGGGTAAGCCGATCGTATACAGAGTGTAAAGATCAGTGCAATGGTTGGTTAAAAAAGGTAAACTGTCAGGCCTGATGAGAAGATCAAGTGTGAAAAAGATCGGTGCGACAAAGGTCGCGTTGTTAACAACGATGGCGTCGCTGCTGTTGGGTGGCTGCAGTGCGAGCTCGTCAGGCAATCCGATATTGGATTTGCTATCGGATTTTATGCCGCCGTCGCCGAAAGAAGCGGCGTTGGATTTGTTTGATATTTATGATGCGGATAAGCGTCGTCGTGCGGTGGCTTTGATTGCGGCATCGCCGTTTGGGCATGAGGAGCCTTATGTCCGGACGTACCGGGTGATGTTGGGTCGTGGGTCTGAGGGACAGGTGTTGCCTGTGGACGATGATGCGACGGTGAGGGCGACGTGTGCGAAAGCGCTTGGGATGCATGGGACGGTTGAGGATGCGGAACTGATAGCGCCGTTGTTGAAGGACAAGGTTTCGTATGTGCGTTGGCAGGCGGCTCAGGCATTGCAGCGGATTCATAATCCGATTGCGGTGCAGCCTTTGATTGAGACGCTTCGGATGGATGAGGACTCTGATGTGAGGCAGGCATGTGCGGCGGCGTTGGGGCAGTACCCTCAGCCGTTGGTCTATGACACGTTGGTGGGTGCGTTGTCCGATCCGAATTATGGTGTTGTGCAGGCGGCGCATCAGTCGTTGCGAACACTGACGGGGCAACAATTCACGTCGCAAGGTGAAGCGTGGATTAAATGGGGAAGTGAGAATCGCTCGACATTGTTTATTGATCAGCAGATGTATCAGTTTTTGCCGTATCAAAAGCCAGCATCGATCATCGATAAGGTGCGTTTCTGGAAGGAACGCGAAGAGGTTCAGCCGAAGCTTCCGATTGGCAAGCGGCCGCTTGAAGAAGAAGATGTTATTGCAGTTGAAGCAATGACGCCGACAGACGAGGAAGAATAGGCGGGGGTTATTAAGAAGAAATATTGCGGTCGCCTAAAGGCGGCCGTTTTTTTATATAAAAAAGATCGCTCGATATAAGGAGCGATCTTTGTGTGAGATGATTTGTTGTGTTATGAGCGGCGGCGTCTATTTGTCATCGCGAGTATGCTGATGGAGATCAGGCATAGGGATGCGGGTTCTGGGATTTGGTTTGACGAAATGCTTAGGCCAGAAGCAACTGAGTAGCCAGTGAGGTATGAGAGGCTTCCGTCGGTGTCATGTGCGAGGTTGTCGAGATAAACGACGGTGTCGCCTTTGCCCCAGATTTGGATGGAGTCCATTGTGAAGTCACTGCCATCAATTTGACCATTGGTGTTATTCACCCAACTTTCCCAAGCGGTCGCGTCATCAATGTTCCATTCGTAGAGATGCCAATTGCCGTCAGCGGTGATTGCTTTGCGGATACCACGATCACCAGTCGTTGGATCATCAAGTGCAATGGAGATATAGGCATCGGTGTCAGTGGTTTTGGCCCAGACTCCGACATATCCGTCTGCGATTCGGATGGTGTTTTGGCTGCGTGTTGCGTAACTTCCTGAGACGAGTCGAGCGAACCACTCGTTGGTTTGATAGGCGTCATCGGTAATCGTGAGTTTCATGGCACCTTGGCCAACGGCTACATCAGAAGTGACGATTTCAGTTGTTGAAAGGCTTTCATTGAAGCCGGTGCTGCTGCCTGAGTAGCCGGGTGAATATTCAAAGTTCGCGAAGTTGTTGTGTTCGAAGTTTGCGAAGGCCATGTATGAGTTGTCAGCCACAGCGTGTACGCCGAAGTTAGCACCGACAGCGCGATATGTATCTGATGGTGTATTTACATAATGTGCAGTGCCATTGTTCATGGTCATTTGAGTCGAACCGCCGCCATCGAGGTTGATTGCCCATGTTGCGTCGAATGCCTTCATGAGTTTACCTAACTCATTGTTAGTGACGCCGATAGAATCGGAGCGACGGCCATCAACAGTCATGAGAATGAGTTTGTTGAGAACGGCGTTGTAGCCTACGGCAGTGCGGGGGTGACGTGAAGTTGCGTGCGAGAGTTGGCCGTTGCCTGTGAGTTGACCGTTTTGAACGATGATGTCGCTGCCTGCAAATGCGTTTCCGTAGGCATATTGATTGCCGGTATAGCTGGTGAGGAGTTCGATTTGTTTTGTTGGTGAGATGTTGACAGCGGGCCAACCGGTTGAGAAAGATGAAACGAGATTGGAGTCGGAAACAACTAGACCAACGTTGTCAGCATTTGGACTGAATGTGCCATAAAAGTTAGTGTTAATGGCGATTTCAGTGTTTGTTGCGTTCATGAAATCCATTGTGGTTTGAAGTGTCGTATCGTATGGATCTGAACCGTTGCTGGGTGTCGAAGTGAAACTGATAGATGGTTGTGCGAGTTTGATTTCCATGACATCGACGTCGAGGTGGCTATAACTCCAGCCGAGAATACCGTGAACGTCAGTACCTCGCAGCGCGCTGTATGAGACGCCGCTAAATGGGTTGGTTGTCGTCCAACCGGCAAGCGCGTGAGAGGTGAGAGCAATGGAGCATAATAGTCCGAGTGCGATTCGTTTTTTCATCATATGTTTCCTTAGAGAGGTAGAAAAAGCAAAAAAGCCGACGATAGATTTTCGCCCCGGCGGAATGTTAGATACGTCATATGTTTGCAGAAAATAGAAACGAATTGATATGTGAAACAGAGAGCAAAGTACATGCAGATATGGACGCGCGTAAATATCAAAAACGATGAAATTAGATTATGTATACCCGCGGTCTTATTCTCGGCTTTGTTTGAAAGTGTTTCATTTAGCAAGGCTAGCCTATTGGAGTGTATATAAAAAAACCACTTCATTTGAAGTGGTTTTAGAGTTTCGGGTTTTACGATTGGTTATCGTTTACTTCGAAGGAGTGCGAGGCCGCTGATTGCGAGAAGACTGAGGGTTGCGGGTTCTGGAATGATCATTGAGGAGACAGTGTCGTGCTTGAGGTTGTCAATGAATGTGACGGAGTTTGATTTACCAGAGAGTAGGATTGAATCGAGTGAGAATGTGGCGCTGTCGATTTTGCCATTGCCTACGAAGCTATCCCATTGGTCGGCATCATCAAGATTCCACTCGTAATAATGCCAGT contains these protein-coding regions:
- a CDS encoding phosphodiester glycosidase family protein, with the translated sequence MKKRIALGLLCSIALTSHALAGWTTTNPFSGVSYSALRGTDVHGILGWSYSHLDVDVMEIKLAQPSISFTSTPSNGSDPYDTTLQTTMDFMNATNTEIAINTNFYGTFSPNADNVGLVVSDSNLVSSFSTGWPAVNISPTKQIELLTSYTGNQYAYGNAFAGSDIIVQNGQLTGNGQLSHATSRHPRTAVGYNAVLNKLILMTVDGRRSDSIGVTNNELGKLMKAFDATWAINLDGGGSTQMTMNNGTAHYVNTPSDTYRAVGANFGVHAVADNSYMAFANFEHNNFANFEYSPGYSGSSTGFNESLSTTEIVTSDVAVGQGAMKLTITDDAYQTNEWFARLVSGSYATRSQNTIRIADGYVGVWAKTTDTDAYISIALDDPTTGDRGIRKAITADGNWHLYEWNIDDATAWESWVNNTNGQIDGSDFTMDSIQIWGKGDTVVYLDNLAHDTDGSLSYLTGYSVASGLSISSNQIPEPASLCLISISILAMTNRRRRS
- the phoU gene encoding phosphate signaling complex protein PhoU — its product is MHLKRQVEKLKKQILSLGALAEESVQNAITAIQHRDPELGQKVFDADHLIDLAEVDIEEECLHTLALYHPVAMDLRYVVATLKINNELERIGDLAVNIAQQAIYLSRFARLDRIPFDLPGMTHTVKWMLSKSLDALINQDAQLAQQVKDRDDEVDAIHTGMYRRVEQAIREDPELVQTYIHLLNVSRNLERIADHVVNIAEDVIYMTEGDIIRHGRNRSILEQ
- a CDS encoding HEAT repeat domain-containing protein; this encodes MKKIGATKVALLTTMASLLLGGCSASSSGNPILDLLSDFMPPSPKEAALDLFDIYDADKRRRAVALIAASPFGHEEPYVRTYRVMLGRGSEGQVLPVDDDATVRATCAKALGMHGTVEDAELIAPLLKDKVSYVRWQAAQALQRIHNPIAVQPLIETLRMDEDSDVRQACAAALGQYPQPLVYDTLVGALSDPNYGVVQAAHQSLRTLTGQQFTSQGEAWIKWGSENRSTLFIDQQMYQFLPYQKPASIIDKVRFWKEREEVQPKLPIGKRPLEEEDVIAVEAMTPTDEEE
- a CDS encoding formyltetrahydrofolate deformylase produces the protein MPTIKAVINVIGSDQKGVVARFATYVAEKDINILDIEQQVVNGKFIMDMLVDLAEMSLSLDQLITEMLELGKEIDMQVRVTFHDQRRRKRVAAMVTKEAHCLDQMISDWKTGKYRGDIVCVLGNHPDLESVAKDAGLPFHWLSSKDKPAHFKWIMEKLAEYDIDLVALARYMQIIPPEMVKKYSNRIINIHPSLLPYFPGAKPYHQAWERGVRVTGCTAHFVTEDLDEGPTILQDVFHINVGNDTAEDVREKGQKLEGNVLSNAVQMYLDEKLLPFENKVVFRPGLSRFLDHAED
- a CDS encoding UbiA family prenyltransferase — encoded protein: MNHPSTKTRINLRDILHLFELGRGEVILTLIANIWLMTFILHRDDNGLTPILTLHLILVTLIALGLAGLGIALNDVLDARHDRAFAPKRPIPAGRVNVRFAIAAAVVSMIDAVAASIWLGELNTTITLITVGGILFYNLTGRFMPAVGVVSLGLITSLVMLIPDPRPEYAWPIILAMTHVMFCSTARHWLANKRPRLTAKDGFGICAGWLFWSMLIVGVLRPHENPIAQTATQAHIIRLMLGPVLAIIVFAIITSIMFGKAEKLNITTRRQLGLRYSRIAGLWLIVYDVAWLIGLGMYWQAIVMTALLLLAVLIICLGKIIHALIGSPPTFGLSDQL
- a CDS encoding PstA family ABC transporter permease, with translation MQSLSDPALHKNGRFAKDKLFVVLCITAAALSIAMLFILLTSIGLQGKDFLTWDFLTNSPSRKPVKAGIFPAMMGTIFVCGVCAFTAIPIGVGTAILLEEFKPRNKYLRMLHGIIQLNITNLAGVPSIVYGILGMTAFALMFNFFKSDFYASFAGEIATIDNPAFELGTTDNWYYLRFPFGRSVLAGGLTLMLVILPIIIISAQEALRAVPGSLRHGALALGCTRWQTVWSTSLPAAIPGIMTGTILAMSRAIGEAAPLLIIASLYLRFTPGHLMDDFSAMPLQIFNWAGRPQADFHYVAASGIIVLLIILLSFNAIAITIRQLTHKPMS
- the pstC gene encoding phosphate ABC transporter permease subunit PstC, which gives rise to MTTLSNTSSSPHEPRRLSDCKPRSKRIRKIRESLIMTGLISCGLFSLATTLTIIIVLAKETIRFFNLDEVSLADYFLGLKWAPLLGAEHHFGIWPLISGTLQVTVIGMSVAIPLGLITAIWLSEYAPEKIRRVLKPMLEVLAGIPTVVFGFFALTIITPSLQWLHGGFEVFNAMSAGIAVGIMCLPIVTSLTEDALRAVPKQLREGAYGLGSTRFETSTKVVTPAALSGIIAAFLLAFARAIGEVMIVALAAGSSPPQLVDSLVNGFDPRGETQTMTAYMVQIFLGDVSNFGPEYYSAYAVGATLFLMTLALTIIGHIVRVRFRQAYD
- a CDS encoding PstS family phosphate ABC transporter substrate-binding protein, which encodes MNPISKIRFAALGLAAAGLIATTFTTVNAADKKLSGPVRIDGSSTVYPITEAVAEEFSGEAPRVKVTVGVSGTGGGFKRFVIGDTDISDASRPIKGKELKAAKENGINFIEIPVAYDGLTIVVNKKNSWAKNLTVDELKAIFLDSSAVSNWKDVRAGFPDLPIKIYAPGTDSGTFDYFKEVVAGKKGSIRSDMSVSEDDNILVRGVAGNKGAIGFFGCAYYFENTDQLKAVAIDGGKGAVLPSSKTIESGEYAPFSRPLFIYVNAKSVNKPQVDAFVKFYFEQGPALAEEVGYVRLPSAVYAIAKKKYLTVHTGTHFLDADGEKIKGALPDIYK
- a CDS encoding FliA/WhiG family RNA polymerase sigma factor, producing the protein MSRTEASPSSLSTITNENVDEVWKEYKSGETEFLRNKILEHYLPLVKYIAERVHSKLPNEVDCDDLISAGIFGLMDAIDAFDLSRGIKFQTYCAPRIRGAILDGLRAMDWVPRLVRSRTNKVGTARTRLQMQMGRKPTHDEIAEEMDISMEEYDKIRKDSSTVGVTSLDRKFFETDSSREMREIDVLIDRTQENPMSAAQRKDLKSLISKGLSRAERLILILYYFEEMTMKEIGTTLDLSESRVSQMHASVLARLRAGLAHRSGQLYSELD
- the pstB gene encoding phosphate ABC transporter ATP-binding protein PstB — its product is MTMTQTTDQQEQFVNAPETNGQTVTTDQPKDELSLSKPVVHERADVVGNKVAIEVKDFNSWYGNFQALHDISMNIAEKCVTAFIGPSGCGKSTFLRWINRMNDLTMGARAQGTLKLHNQDLFAPGTDVVDLRRRVGMVFQKPNPFPKSIYANVAFGPRLHTRISKTDLDEIVENSLRHAALWDEVKDRLKQSALGLSGGQQQRLCIARAIAAEPEVLLMDEPCSALDPKSTAAIEELIDQLRKEYTIVIVTHNMQQAARSSDYTAFMFQGDLIEYGPTRQIFTNPENEQTENYITGRFG